One window from the genome of Paramisgurnus dabryanus chromosome 22, PD_genome_1.1, whole genome shotgun sequence encodes:
- the myca gene encoding transcriptional regulator Myc-A, whose translation MPVSASLAYKNYDYDYDSIQPYFYFDNDDEDFYHQQQGQTQPPAPSEDIWKKFELLPTPPLSPSRRQSLSTADQLEMVSEFLGDDVVNQSFICDADYSQTFIKSIIIQDCMWSGFSAAAKLEKVVSERLASLHAARKELITDNTDINSNRLNASYLQDLSTSASECIDPSVVFPYPLTESPKTSKVAPSQPMLVLDTPPNSSSSSGSDSEDEEEEEDEEEEEEEEEEEEEEEEEEEIDVVTVEKRQKRSDTEASESRYPSPLVLKRCHVSTHQHNYAAHPSTRHDQPAVKRLRLEASAVISSSRHGKQRKCTSPRTSDSEDNDKRKTHNVLERQRRNELKLSFFALRDEIPEVANNEKAAKVVILKKATECIHSMQLDEQRLLSIKEQLRRKSEQLKKRLEQLRSSH comes from the exons ATGCCGGTGAGTGCGAGTTTGGCGTATAAAAACTACGATTACGACTACGATTCCATCCAGCCTTATTTCTACTTTGACAACGACGATGAGGATTTCTATCATCAGCAACAAGGACAGACTCAACCTCCGGCTCCCAGCGAGGACATTTGGAAAAAATTCGAGCTGCTCCCCACACCGCCCCTCTCGCCCAGCCGGAGACAGTCGCTCTCCACCGCCGACCAGCTAGAGATGGTCAGCGAGTTTTTGGGCGACGACGTGGTCAACCAGAGCTTCATCTGCGATGCGGACTACTCCCAGACCTTCATCAAGTCCATCATCATCCAGGACTGCATGTGGAGCGGCTTTTCCGCCGCCGCCAAGTTGGAGAAAGTGGTTTCGGAGAGACTGGCGTCCCTGCACGCTGCCAGGAAGGAATTAATAACTGACAATACGGATATCAACTCAAATCGACTCAATGCGAGTTATTTGCAGGACCTTAGCACATCTGCATCAGAATGCATTGACCCATCGGTGGTCTTTCCTTATCCACTCACCGAGTCGCCCAAAACCAGCAAGGTTGCCCCATCACAGCCCATGCTTGTATTGGACACCCCGCCTAACAGCTCTAGCAGCAGTGGAAGTGATTCAG AAGAtgaagaggaagaggaggacgaggaggaggaagaagaagaagaagaagaagaggaggaggaggaggaagaagaagaaatTGATGTGGTGACGGTGGAAAAGCGCCAGAAAAGAAGCGACACCGAAGCGTCTGAATCAAGGTATCCCAGTCCTTTAGTCCTGAAACGCTGCCACGTCTCCACCCACCAGCACAACTACGCTGCCCACCCATCCACGCGGCACGACCAGCCTGCAGTAAAGAGGCTACGGCTGGAGGCCAGTGCAGTGATCAGCAGCAGCAGGCACGGGAAACAACGCAAGTGCACGAGTCCCCGGACATCAGATTCAGAGGACAACGACAAACGCAAGACTCATAATGTACTGGAGCGCCAGCGCAGAAACGAACTCAAGCTTAGTTTTTTCGCACTACGGGACGAGATCCCCGAGGTTGCAAATAACGAGAAAGCCGCCAAAGTGGTGATCCTTAAGAAAGCGACAGAATGCATCCACAGCATGCAGCTGGATGAACAGAGGTTACTGTCAATCAAAGAACAGCTGAGGCGAAAAAGTGaacagttaaaaaaaaggctggaGCAGCTGCGGAGTTCACATTAA